Proteins encoded in a region of the Actinomycetota bacterium genome:
- a CDS encoding zinc ribbon domain-containing protein, whose amino-acid sequence MKCPKCGADNPESAEFCSLCMERISQPGGAERSRISVSSPGGTYTAPGEWRGDAEVLRPEVSRVVVEKVHRYRIKLAVYGVVIALIVTWLVLSFTVWGNPDPGQRTMKLFGAVNARDEGAFVGQFQEQDSEAARTMYSRVVSYLGDSGSYSGLELDVVRDNDYDAVSYIEGGTVQAGGGYERALERSDGLMVVMENHKGVWYVIPTGTDLIP is encoded by the coding sequence ATGAAATGCCCGAAATGCGGTGCGGACAACCCGGAAAGCGCTGAGTTCTGCTCGCTGTGCATGGAGAGGATATCCCAGCCCGGCGGGGCGGAGCGTTCGCGCATCTCCGTAAGTTCCCCCGGTGGCACCTATACGGCGCCAGGCGAGTGGCGGGGGGACGCCGAGGTGCTGCGGCCGGAAGTCAGCCGGGTGGTAGTGGAGAAGGTGCACAGGTACCGCATCAAGCTCGCGGTCTATGGGGTTGTAATCGCCCTCATCGTTACCTGGCTCGTCCTCAGCTTCACGGTGTGGGGGAACCCCGATCCCGGCCAGAGGACCATGAAGCTGTTCGGCGCAGTCAACGCCAGGGACGAGGGGGCTTTCGTCGGACAGTTCCAGGAGCAGGACAGCGAGGCGGCGAGGACCATGTATTCCAGGGTCGTCTCGTACCTCGGCGATTCCGGCAGCTACTCCGGCCTCGAACTCGACGTGGTCCGGGATAACGACTACGATGCGGTCTCCTACATCGAGGGAGGTACGGTTCAGGCGGGGGGCGGCTACGAACGCGCCCTGGAACGTTCCGACGGCCTCATGGTGGTTATGGAGAACCACAAGGGCGTGTGGTACGTCATCCCCACGGGTACCGACCTCATCCCGTGA